The following coding sequences lie in one Paenibacillus durus ATCC 35681 genomic window:
- a CDS encoding UvrB/UvrC motif-containing protein, producing MLCQECGVRPATLHFTKIVNGEKTEFHICENCAREKGELIPGTSGGFSIHSLLSGLLDLEGASKGKSTAEPKPHEVRCEECGMTYGQFSKLGRFGCSSCYKYFDKGLDPLFKRVHGSTSHVGKIPKRIGAQIQFKRQIDELKEQLQQAIVEEEFESAAELRDQIRKLEKEIAQE from the coding sequence ATGCTTTGCCAAGAGTGTGGTGTCAGACCGGCAACGCTTCATTTCACAAAGATTGTGAATGGAGAGAAGACGGAATTTCATATTTGCGAGAACTGTGCTAGGGAAAAGGGTGAATTAATACCGGGTACGTCGGGCGGTTTCTCCATTCACAGCCTGCTTTCGGGTTTATTGGATTTGGAGGGGGCGAGCAAGGGGAAATCCACTGCCGAACCAAAGCCTCACGAAGTTCGCTGCGAGGAATGCGGCATGACCTACGGGCAGTTCAGCAAGCTCGGACGCTTTGGCTGCAGCTCCTGCTATAAGTATTTTGACAAGGGTCTTGATCCGCTCTTCAAAAGAGTGCACGGCAGCACGAGCCATGTGGGGAAAATCCCCAAACGCATCGGTGCGCAAATCCAGTTCAAGCGGCAAATTGATGAATTGAAGGAACAGCTTCAGCAAGCAATAGTGGAGGAAGAGTTCGAAAGCGCCGCTGAACTGAGGGATCAGATTCGAAAACTTGAAAAAGAAATTGCACAAGAGTAA
- a CDS encoding CtsR family transcriptional regulator: MRNISDIIEQYLKNILHESPEGTVEIQRNDLADSFSCVPSQINYVISTRFTLEKGYLVESKRGGGGYIRIQRIELPQHSALHTHLNQKIGSGIDQSTAEGLIYQLEEAGFLTRREACLMRAAISRECIAVKLPHRDEIRSKMMKAMLISLLSK, translated from the coding sequence ATGCGTAATATCTCCGATATCATCGAACAATATCTGAAGAATATTTTGCATGAAAGTCCCGAAGGCACAGTGGAAATTCAACGCAACGATCTGGCGGACTCTTTTTCCTGCGTACCCTCCCAGATCAATTATGTAATCAGCACACGCTTTACGCTTGAAAAGGGCTATTTGGTGGAGAGCAAGCGCGGCGGAGGCGGATATATCCGCATTCAGCGCATTGAGCTTCCGCAGCACTCGGCGCTGCATACGCATCTTAACCAGAAAATTGGCTCGGGCATCGACCAGAGTACAGCTGAGGGGCTTATTTATCAGCTCGAGGAGGCCGGGTTTTTGACCAGACGAGAAGCCTGCCTTATGCGCGCCGCCATTTCGCGTGAATGCATTGCGGTTAAGCTCCCCCATCGGGACGAAATTCGTTCCAAAATGATGAAGGCGATGCTGATCTCACTGCTCAGCAAATAA
- a CDS encoding alpha-glucosidase: MTRTWWKEAVIYQVYPRSFRDSDGDGIGDLKGIEEKLDYLKELGVDVIWLGPVYKSPNDDYGYDVSNYYEIMDEFGSMDDWTSLSSEIHRRGMKIMMDIILNHTSDEHAWFQASKAPGSNPYRDYYYWRDGDREPNNWESFFGGSAWKYDEEARAYYLHLFSAKQPDLNWSHAALRKEMYSMMRFWLDKGVDAFRLDAVNLLVKPGEWQDAEPAEPDHCLAPCGHLIANGEGIHDIFQEMNNEVFSNYPMFTVAEMAGVSAEEGLLYTDSARKELDSIIYFEHMDVDNGPGGRWETIPFSLQAFKQIITRWQLKLQGKGWIGLYLNNHDQPRVVSRWGNDTRYRVESAKMFATCIHMLQGSPYIYQGEEIGMTNIRFDRIKDYRDVETLNYYRIECETKGRSHEEVMRDIYLKSRDNARTPMQWDDSVYAGFGTVQPWIDVNPNYKEVNVEKALADPDSVLHYYRELIRLRKRYDVIVYGDYSPLLEEHSDVFAYRRTLNDEALIVVTNFSEREQMVDLGEPTSQPSLLLANYPAAEEPLTALRLRPFEARIYLARNHIS, from the coding sequence GTGACAAGGACATGGTGGAAGGAAGCCGTTATTTATCAGGTATATCCGAGAAGCTTCAGAGACAGCGACGGCGATGGAATCGGCGATCTTAAAGGGATTGAAGAAAAGTTGGATTATCTGAAAGAGCTTGGGGTCGATGTGATTTGGCTGGGACCTGTATATAAATCTCCGAATGATGATTACGGTTATGATGTGAGCAATTATTACGAGATTATGGATGAATTCGGGAGTATGGATGACTGGACGAGCCTAAGCAGCGAAATTCACCGCCGGGGCATGAAAATCATGATGGATATTATCCTTAACCACACCTCCGACGAACACGCGTGGTTTCAGGCTTCCAAAGCGCCGGGGAGCAATCCGTACCGTGATTATTACTACTGGCGTGATGGCGATCGTGAGCCGAACAACTGGGAATCGTTCTTTGGCGGGTCGGCCTGGAAATACGATGAGGAGGCCCGCGCCTACTATCTTCATTTATTCTCCGCCAAGCAGCCGGATCTGAACTGGTCGCATGCTGCGCTAAGGAAGGAAATGTACAGCATGATGCGTTTTTGGCTGGACAAGGGTGTGGATGCTTTTCGCCTTGATGCGGTTAACCTTCTGGTCAAGCCTGGTGAATGGCAGGATGCGGAGCCGGCCGAACCGGATCATTGCCTGGCCCCGTGCGGGCATTTAATTGCCAATGGCGAAGGGATTCACGATATTTTTCAGGAGATGAACAATGAGGTTTTCTCCAACTACCCCATGTTTACCGTTGCGGAAATGGCCGGGGTATCGGCGGAGGAGGGACTGCTCTATACGGATTCCGCCCGCAAAGAGCTGGACAGCATAATCTATTTTGAGCATATGGATGTTGATAACGGCCCGGGCGGTCGCTGGGAGACCATTCCGTTCTCTCTGCAGGCCTTTAAGCAAATTATTACACGCTGGCAGCTCAAGCTTCAGGGCAAGGGTTGGATCGGACTTTATCTGAACAATCATGATCAGCCGCGCGTTGTTTCGCGTTGGGGCAATGACACCCGCTACCGCGTAGAAAGCGCCAAAATGTTCGCTACCTGCATTCATATGCTCCAAGGCTCTCCTTACATATATCAAGGCGAGGAGATCGGCATGACCAATATCCGGTTTGACAGGATTAAGGATTACCGGGATGTGGAGACCCTTAACTACTACAGAATTGAATGCGAAACCAAAGGGCGCTCTCATGAAGAGGTGATGCGGGATATTTATCTGAAAAGCCGGGACAATGCCCGTACCCCCATGCAGTGGGATGACAGCGTGTACGCTGGGTTTGGAACCGTGCAGCCGTGGATTGATGTGAATCCTAACTATAAGGAAGTAAACGTGGAGAAGGCTCTCGCCGATCCTGATTCCGTTCTGCATTACTACCGTGAGCTAATCCGGCTGCGCAAACGGTATGATGTGATCGTCTACGGCGATTATAGTCCACTGCTTGAGGAGCATTCTGATGTATTCGCATATAGGCGAACGCTGAATGATGAGGCGCTGATTGTCGTTACCAACTTCTCCGAGCGGGAGCAGATGGTTGATCTGGGTGAACCAACCTCGCAGCCGAGCCTGCTGCTGGCCAATTATCCCGCTGCGGAAGAACCGCTTACAGCGCTGCGGCTGCGCCCCTTTGAAGCGAGGATCTATCTTGCGCGCAACCATATCTCGTAG
- a CDS encoding maltose ABC transporter substrate-binding protein, producing the protein MKRRTGLISLLMVGMLALTACGSSSPAASPSSPAVSESPQPSSDTAMDELQPEPGAELVYWDKKDAFSEYAVKEFEKKYNVKVKLEEVMFWETVGRLITDGPAGTGADVFVAGADQLGPNVNSGLFLPNDYFGEETAKISVESALDAVTVDGILYGYPRNIESFMMYVNKDIVKDAKLDTWDDLKAFAKKYNDIPNNKYGLFYETNNLLYNYSFMAGYGAYIFGNHGTDKNDIGLNNEGAVKGMEFYRSLKEILPVPSSDLTEDVKVSLFEQGKVGIILDGIWNLGRYKSLPFEVGIIEMPKMPGGIDPKPYASVPAYFVSAYSKYPNASKLFAHFMTTKEMQVKNYEMRGVLPAYAGIENDEKLKSDDIIQVFAKHVAKAEMLPVIPEVQYFFQNITPVLEQIWNGADIKSTLDKAVADMKANIAAAK; encoded by the coding sequence ATGAAAAGACGAACCGGACTGATTTCCCTTCTGATGGTGGGTATGCTCGCCTTAACCGCTTGCGGCAGTTCTTCGCCTGCGGCTAGTCCCTCATCGCCTGCGGTAAGCGAATCCCCTCAGCCGAGCTCCGATACAGCGATGGACGAGCTGCAGCCGGAACCGGGGGCCGAGCTGGTCTACTGGGACAAGAAAGACGCTTTTTCCGAATATGCGGTGAAGGAATTTGAGAAAAAATACAATGTTAAAGTAAAGCTTGAAGAAGTGATGTTCTGGGAGACGGTCGGCCGTCTCATTACGGATGGTCCGGCGGGAACCGGCGCCGATGTGTTTGTCGCTGGTGCCGATCAGCTTGGTCCCAATGTGAATTCGGGCCTGTTCCTGCCGAATGATTATTTTGGTGAGGAAACAGCTAAAATTTCGGTTGAATCCGCCCTGGATGCGGTAACGGTCGATGGCATTCTTTACGGTTATCCGCGTAATATCGAGTCGTTCATGATGTATGTCAACAAGGACATCGTGAAGGATGCGAAGCTGGATACATGGGACGATCTGAAGGCCTTTGCCAAGAAGTATAATGATATCCCGAACAATAAATACGGCCTGTTCTACGAAACCAACAATTTGCTCTACAATTATTCGTTTATGGCAGGCTACGGCGCTTACATCTTTGGCAATCACGGGACCGACAAGAACGATATCGGCTTAAACAACGAGGGCGCGGTTAAAGGGATGGAATTCTACCGCTCGCTGAAGGAAATACTGCCGGTTCCGAGCTCCGATCTTACCGAAGATGTCAAAGTATCACTGTTCGAGCAAGGCAAGGTGGGCATCATTCTGGACGGAATCTGGAATCTTGGCCGATACAAGAGCCTGCCGTTCGAGGTTGGAATCATTGAAATGCCCAAAATGCCGGGCGGCATCGATCCTAAGCCTTACGCAAGTGTGCCTGCCTATTTCGTAAGCGCCTATTCGAAGTATCCGAATGCGTCCAAGCTGTTCGCCCACTTTATGACCACGAAGGAAATGCAGGTTAAGAACTATGAGATGAGAGGCGTGCTGCCTGCATATGCCGGCATTGAGAACGATGAGAAGCTGAAGTCGGATGACATCATTCAGGTCTTTGCCAAGCACGTAGCGAAAGCGGAGATGCTGCCGGTCATTCCGGAGGTGCAGTATTTCTTCCAAAATATAACGCCTGTGCTTGAACAAATTTGGAATGGAGCCGACATTAAATCCACACTGGACAAAGCTGTGGCGGATATGAAGGCAAATATTGCCGCAGCCAAATAG
- a CDS encoding carbohydrate ABC transporter permease, translated as MEKQSIIEFRRPFLSGRRTSAVLSILVMGAGQLNNRQYGKGIVLMLLHFAGLYAAIAKLPHAVWALVTLGETPARLEKVGKLYQQVMGDHSIYLLVEGLIMIFLMFLLLAVYVQNIRDAYHCARLREEGGPLHTFRQTLHFLLEYRFPQIAIAIPVLGVVFFTVMPIVFMILLAFTDFTRSHMPPAQLINWHGLETFRDIFRLRVWSKTFYGVTLWTLLWAVASTLTCFAAGFIIALAVQQKDIKFKKFWRTIFILPYAIPLFVSTLILRNVFNGQFGPVNDYLELMGFGRVPWLSDPEWAKLTLVLVNMLLGFPVIMLMIIGVLSTIPGDMYEAADIDGADGLQKLRLITFPTVMYTMMPILIMQFVANINNFNVIYLLTGGNPVNGNYQFAGHTDILITWLYKLSMEQGQYNFASVIGIFIFVLLSGFAIWSIRRTKSFKEERL; from the coding sequence GTGGAGAAACAATCCATAATAGAATTCCGAAGACCCTTTCTGTCCGGCCGCCGGACAAGCGCTGTCTTGTCAATTCTCGTTATGGGAGCAGGCCAGCTTAACAACCGTCAGTACGGTAAAGGAATCGTGCTGATGCTGCTGCATTTTGCGGGTTTGTATGCGGCGATTGCCAAGCTGCCCCATGCGGTATGGGCGCTGGTTACGCTTGGAGAGACACCGGCCCGTCTCGAAAAGGTCGGCAAGTTGTATCAGCAGGTCATGGGGGATCATTCCATCTATTTGCTGGTTGAGGGGCTGATTATGATTTTTCTAATGTTCCTTCTTCTGGCTGTTTATGTGCAAAATATCAGGGATGCTTATCACTGCGCCAGACTGCGGGAAGAGGGGGGGCCGCTGCATACATTCAGGCAGACACTGCATTTTTTGCTTGAGTACCGCTTTCCGCAGATTGCCATTGCCATTCCGGTGCTGGGTGTCGTGTTTTTTACGGTAATGCCGATTGTGTTCATGATTCTGCTCGCTTTCACTGATTTCACACGCAGCCATATGCCCCCCGCCCAATTGATTAATTGGCACGGCCTGGAGACGTTTCGCGATATTTTCCGGCTTCGCGTCTGGAGCAAGACCTTCTACGGAGTAACGCTGTGGACTCTGCTCTGGGCCGTGGCATCGACCCTCACCTGCTTTGCGGCCGGATTTATTATTGCGCTGGCGGTGCAGCAGAAAGATATTAAGTTCAAAAAGTTCTGGCGGACGATCTTTATTCTTCCTTACGCCATTCCATTGTTCGTCTCTACGCTCATCCTGCGCAACGTATTTAACGGCCAATTTGGACCGGTGAACGACTATCTAGAACTCATGGGGTTTGGGCGTGTTCCCTGGCTGTCGGACCCGGAATGGGCAAAGCTCACGCTTGTCCTTGTCAACATGCTCCTCGGCTTCCCTGTAATCATGCTGATGATTATCGGCGTACTGTCCACCATACCGGGGGACATGTACGAAGCGGCCGATATCGACGGGGCGGACGGACTGCAAAAGCTGCGGCTGATCACTTTTCCTACCGTGATGTACACCATGATGCCGATACTAATTATGCAATTCGTGGCCAATATCAACAATTTTAATGTGATTTATCTGCTGACCGGAGGCAATCCCGTCAATGGGAATTATCAATTCGCGGGGCATACGGATATCCTGATTACCTGGCTGTACAAGCTGTCCATGGAGCAGGGGCAGTATAATTTTGCTTCGGTTATCGGAATTTTCATTTTCGTACTCTTGTCGGGCTTTGCCATCTGGAGCATCCGCCGGACGAAGTCGTTTAAAGAGGAGAGGCTATAA
- a CDS encoding sugar ABC transporter permease — translation MTNRSLRKAVRLTSSYVLLSLAALFCIYPALWVLLSSFRPGDMLFSETLLPTSFTLLHYKQLFENYPFAEWYVNTFKIAIISTVISTVLVMMTGYVFSMFRFTGRKSLMSMLLTLGLFPGFMSMIAVYILLNQMNLLNTHAAVIIVSAAAAPLFFLFSKSYFDTIPRSLVEAARIDGAGHLNTFFRMILPLSKPLVVYVVLMNFTGPFTDFIFARLVLRTPEKKTLAVGLYDIVTDRTKLQFTMFAAGCVLIAVPITALFLLLQRYLVAGLTSGAEKG, via the coding sequence ATGACGAATCGCTCCTTACGGAAAGCGGTGCGCCTAACGTCAAGTTACGTACTGCTGTCACTCGCTGCACTGTTTTGTATTTACCCCGCCCTCTGGGTATTGTTGTCCTCGTTCCGTCCGGGGGATATGCTCTTTAGCGAAACACTGCTTCCGACATCATTCACGCTCCTTCATTACAAGCAGTTGTTTGAGAACTATCCGTTCGCTGAGTGGTATGTAAATACGTTTAAAATCGCAATTATCAGCACCGTGATCTCCACTGTGCTAGTGATGATGACCGGTTATGTGTTCTCGATGTTCCGGTTCACCGGCCGAAAAAGCCTGATGAGCATGCTGCTTACGCTCGGTTTGTTTCCCGGCTTCATGAGCATGATCGCCGTCTATATTTTGCTGAACCAAATGAATCTGCTCAATACGCATGCGGCGGTTATTATCGTATCTGCTGCGGCAGCGCCGCTGTTCTTTCTGTTCTCCAAAAGCTATTTCGACACAATTCCGCGCAGTCTGGTCGAAGCGGCGCGAATCGACGGGGCCGGTCATCTGAACACCTTCTTCCGTATGATTCTGCCTTTGTCCAAGCCTCTGGTGGTGTATGTCGTGCTGATGAATTTTACCGGCCCGTTCACGGACTTCATCTTCGCCAGACTTGTGCTGAGGACTCCGGAGAAAAAGACGCTGGCCGTCGGGCTGTACGATATTGTTACGGACCGGACGAAGCTTCAATTTACGATGTTTGCTGCCGGCTGTGTGCTGATTGCCGTTCCGATTACAGCGCTGTTCCTTCTGCTGCAGCGCTATCTGGTAGCCGGATTAACTTCCGGCGCAGAGAAGGGCTAA
- a CDS encoding LacI family DNA-binding transcriptional regulator, whose amino-acid sequence MATIQDIADYVGISIATVSRALNKPALVNPETRERVMQAAKKLNYFDTAKFKQTNVKNAKISLGIIIPYITSFFFGELFSGISRVAQENNIDLILYELKSGKMNEEGLSEAFSFVQQHLVDGIILTSFHMPAEYDKLIDTLQIPVVLLLDSHENSKLPAYKVDDIRASFDAVAYLVSRGHRRIGMISAMLTQQHDRGEQLRLKGYKQAVDFYGLPFSESFVAYGDMRFDDGYKAMKELLAEREQTGLTAVFAASDEMAIGAMRCIYDAGLKVPEDISVMGFDNLSVSGITTPKLTTIEQPFGEIGAEGVKHMIRYFAEGGKFPEKGQFYLAYKIIERESVAAISLD is encoded by the coding sequence TTGGCGACAATTCAGGATATAGCAGATTATGTGGGGATCTCCATTGCAACCGTGTCCAGGGCGCTAAATAAGCCGGCGCTGGTTAATCCGGAAACACGCGAGCGCGTGATGCAGGCGGCAAAGAAGCTTAACTATTTCGACACGGCCAAGTTCAAGCAGACTAATGTGAAGAACGCAAAAATTTCCCTGGGCATTATTATTCCATATATTACATCGTTCTTCTTCGGCGAACTATTCAGTGGAATCAGCCGGGTCGCGCAGGAGAACAATATCGATCTGATTCTGTACGAGCTTAAGAGCGGCAAAATGAATGAGGAGGGGCTGAGCGAGGCGTTCTCCTTCGTGCAGCAGCATCTGGTTGACGGGATTATTCTGACAAGCTTTCACATGCCGGCCGAGTATGATAAGTTGATTGATACGCTGCAGATTCCCGTTGTCTTGCTGCTGGATTCTCACGAGAACTCCAAACTGCCGGCCTATAAGGTCGATGACATTCGCGCTTCGTTCGACGCCGTCGCTTATCTCGTGTCGCGCGGACACCGGCGAATCGGCATGATATCCGCGATGCTTACACAGCAGCATGACCGCGGCGAACAGCTCCGGCTCAAGGGCTACAAACAGGCGGTCGACTTCTATGGCCTGCCCTTTTCCGAGTCATTTGTCGCTTACGGGGACATGCGTTTTGACGACGGGTATAAGGCGATGAAGGAACTTCTAGCCGAGCGGGAGCAAACCGGGCTGACCGCCGTATTTGCAGCTTCCGACGAGATGGCGATCGGAGCGATGCGCTGCATCTACGATGCGGGGCTCAAAGTCCCAGAGGATATCTCGGTCATGGGCTTTGACAATTTGTCAGTAAGCGGAATCACGACGCCCAAACTGACAACGATTGAACAGCCCTTTGGCGAGATTGGCGCAGAGGGCGTCAAGCACATGATCAGGTACTTTGCCGAAGGAGGAAAGTTCCCCGAGAAAGGGCAATTCTACCTCGCCTACAAAATTATTGAACGAGAGTCCGTAGCCGCAATTTCGCTTGATTAA